A genomic region of Pseudoxanthomonas suwonensis contains the following coding sequences:
- the rnr gene encoding ribonuclease R, with the protein MKKPGNRGGKAAGGDSRKGAPGGKPGQGEARSGGKPGTARSGKAGGQRQAAPKLPPWMPEPPPAAGRAAKSPPPRASRPAGPRGGFHDPHAAREADRYANPIASREAILAALEAAEGPQNAEDLARILGLTEPERFDALGKRLGAMVRDGQLVQNRRGGFAPVEATDLIAGTVIANPNGFGFLRPDAGGGDDLFLPPYEMRKAMHGDRVLANVTGIDRSGRREGSIARVLERRVNRLIGRFGSEAGISFVVPDDKRLQRNVQVPPDGTGGARDGQLVVCELVQAPDARRPPIGKVIAVLGDSLTPSLVVEAAIHGHDLPHEFPPAVLDEATAVPLTVEPSMIGERVDLRATPLVTIDGEDAKDFDDAVYCEANRNGFRLVVAIADVSHYVRPGTPLDEEAQKRATSVYFPGYVVPMLPETLSNGICSLNPKVDRMCFVCDMQVDHEGEVTRSKFYEAVMNSHARLTYTQVWQAVGEDDADARALLGPVLPHVQRLHQLYQVLAKARARRGAIEFETSEVRFVLDNRGEVTQAGMLVRNDAHKLIEECMIAANVEAARYLLKAHIPAPYRIHEKPPEAKYADLLEFLKEFKLSMPAWNKVQPGDYTRLLKKVRERPDAALLESVLLRSQSLAVYSPDNAGHFGLALDAYAHFTSPIRRYPDLLVHRAIKHGLSKQKPEAFRYAPRDMAALALQCSERERRADEAEREVDERYRAAWMEQHVGGQFDGVISGVTSFGLFVELDGSKVNGLVHVTQLPHDYYHFDPLRKTLAGERRGMQFRLGDRVRIVVLKASLEDRKIDFRLVDDKGGAGGPPPPPPRGQPAKRKKQPY; encoded by the coding sequence AAATCGCCGCCGCCGCGGGCTTCGCGTCCCGCCGGCCCGCGCGGCGGATTCCACGATCCGCACGCCGCGCGCGAGGCCGACCGCTACGCCAATCCCATCGCCAGCCGCGAGGCGATCCTGGCGGCGCTGGAGGCGGCCGAGGGGCCGCAGAATGCGGAGGATCTGGCGCGGATCCTGGGTCTGACCGAGCCGGAACGCTTCGATGCGCTGGGCAAGCGCCTGGGCGCGATGGTCCGCGACGGCCAGCTGGTGCAGAACCGCCGCGGCGGCTTCGCCCCGGTGGAGGCGACCGACCTGATCGCCGGCACGGTCATCGCCAATCCCAACGGTTTCGGCTTCCTGCGTCCCGACGCGGGCGGCGGCGACGACCTGTTCCTGCCGCCGTACGAGATGCGTAAGGCCATGCACGGCGACCGCGTGCTGGCCAACGTCACCGGCATCGACCGCAGCGGCCGTCGCGAGGGCAGCATCGCCCGCGTGCTCGAGCGCAGGGTGAACCGGCTGATCGGCCGCTTCGGCAGCGAGGCCGGGATCAGCTTCGTGGTCCCGGACGACAAGCGCCTGCAGCGCAACGTGCAGGTGCCGCCGGACGGCACCGGCGGGGCGCGCGACGGCCAGCTGGTGGTCTGCGAGCTGGTCCAGGCGCCGGACGCTCGGCGCCCGCCGATCGGCAAGGTGATCGCGGTGCTGGGCGACAGCCTGACCCCGTCGCTGGTGGTCGAGGCCGCGATCCATGGCCACGACCTGCCGCACGAATTCCCGCCGGCGGTGCTGGACGAGGCCACGGCGGTGCCGCTGACGGTGGAGCCGTCGATGATCGGCGAGCGCGTCGATCTGCGCGCCACGCCGCTGGTGACCATCGACGGCGAGGACGCCAAGGACTTCGACGACGCGGTCTACTGCGAGGCCAACCGCAATGGCTTCCGTCTGGTGGTGGCCATCGCCGACGTGTCGCACTACGTGCGCCCGGGCACGCCGCTGGACGAGGAGGCGCAGAAGCGCGCCACCTCGGTCTATTTCCCCGGCTACGTGGTGCCGATGCTGCCGGAGACGCTGTCCAACGGCATCTGCTCGCTGAACCCGAAGGTCGACCGCATGTGCTTCGTCTGCGACATGCAGGTGGACCACGAGGGCGAGGTGACCCGCTCGAAGTTCTACGAGGCGGTGATGAATTCGCACGCGCGCCTGACCTACACCCAGGTGTGGCAGGCGGTGGGCGAGGACGATGCCGATGCCAGGGCGCTGCTCGGGCCGGTGCTGCCGCATGTGCAGCGCCTGCACCAGCTGTACCAGGTGCTGGCCAAGGCCCGCGCACGGCGCGGCGCGATCGAGTTCGAGACCTCCGAGGTCCGCTTCGTGCTCGACAACCGCGGCGAGGTCACCCAGGCCGGGATGCTGGTGCGCAACGATGCGCACAAGCTGATCGAGGAGTGCATGATCGCGGCGAACGTGGAAGCGGCCCGGTATCTGCTCAAGGCGCACATCCCCGCGCCGTACCGCATCCACGAGAAGCCGCCGGAGGCCAAGTACGCCGACCTGCTGGAATTCCTCAAGGAGTTCAAGCTGAGCATGCCGGCCTGGAACAAGGTCCAGCCTGGCGACTACACCCGCCTGCTGAAGAAGGTGCGCGAACGTCCCGACGCGGCGCTGCTGGAGTCGGTGCTGCTGCGCAGCCAGAGCCTGGCGGTGTATTCGCCGGACAACGCCGGCCACTTCGGCCTGGCGCTGGACGCCTACGCGCACTTCACCTCGCCGATCCGGCGCTACCCGGACCTGCTGGTGCACCGGGCGATCAAGCACGGGCTGTCGAAGCAGAAGCCGGAGGCCTTCCGCTACGCGCCGCGCGACATGGCGGCGCTGGCCCTGCAGTGCTCCGAGCGCGAGCGCCGCGCCGACGAGGCCGAGCGCGAGGTCGACGAGCGCTACCGCGCGGCGTGGATGGAACAGCACGTAGGCGGCCAGTTCGACGGCGTCATCAGCGGCGTGACCAGCTTCGGCCTGTTCGTCGAGCTGGACGGGTCCAAGGTCAACGGCCTGGTCCACGTGACCCAGCTGCCGCACGATTACTACCACTTCGATCCGCTGCGCAAGACGCTGGCGGGCGAGCGGCGCGGCATGCAGTTCCGGCTCGGTGATCGGGTCCGGATCGTGGTGCTCAAGGCCAGCCTGGAGGACCGCAAGATCGATTTCCGCCTGGTCGATGACAAGGGCGGCGCCGGAGGGCCGCCGCCACCGCCGCCGCGCGGCCAGCCGGCCAAGCGCAAGAAGCAGCCCTACTGA